A window from Plasmodium gaboni strain SY75 chromosome 9, whole genome shotgun sequence encodes these proteins:
- a CDS encoding TLD domain-containing protein → MDENKTKNKIKVLNVFQNEELIKNKEKSHHFNKFEFEKGIILNAIVSTPSNKNLKIDEKKEKEKKNCIIFREQCEYCLTDFSISGHLILTKESLLFEPDLRDKNVITDGLGTYQIFIDLYDIYECAHIVVPTKDTYLCNNEDTCGFIQVLLKSIYTRICDDPSHKKGNLISNYATNDCNDNSTNNNNNNNNCYNDENKQKSISYYKYISKSLSYVFNLAQPLVTTSLTYKENKNDKAQNAEDISDFSFKESSTNNISATQNNVNNATNKYNTTICDDAKNDNINNSVLKNNEQKLNNMISFDMSTSNNNNHNNNNNNNHNNNDNIVDHLHDSDLKIYQKINEINYSTVISSYPDITYKNSLNLVSSQSSLKDDLSSDCDKKNNHQYKNKRGKQILKESKGSFTFSSDSNNNFLSDTTQNVKQINEYDHNRHKSSFDTTKECNTHNTTYMNENKINNECNINNKDNNNNNIYIDENIKENNKNNLLNDNISKNEMKEKKCIDDIKREETTYSLYDQNDSYSKTLKNISFELDNEERHDKLNSSYNNNNNNNKDNLLTTITNEHNELTKKPHKKYEEKSFILFRFFNNNKAYETTTKIIKEIDEVRNSKNKIKKTITSVPFTSNELLRSIIEKSLIENNNKNVPKKSSLNDINDLKYLALIPKLEYINGAVKLLNKEMTKQINYYLPPTLSIKIWKLAFCSSIHGVSFKTLYRSVYNKGSVILLIYDMNNVLFGYFLNKLHCDNCYYGSGENFLFTFKNNKLLNNNNNNTRYKSIDTSYESFSKPILDHIEKKKKQDNLSTKNYFTQSNMSSQDKLIVPFDHNDECSNKNDSKIQHDDSTSKSVQHTKTLNHVDMLDDEFSKKNHNYSDNTLNDEKSNCSDLHSNNNNNNNMYDKNMSSNDSCIFNTINNIKKKTSVSSTNDNHNNNNENDNISIQVYAWTTKNNYFVYSDEKSITIGGGDNYALVINEDLCKGQTNKSKTYDNDLLTYDEEFEIQFLQLWVFDDC, encoded by the exons atggatgaaaataaaacaaaaaataaaataaaagttttaaatgtttttcaaaatgaagaattaataaaaaataaagaaaaatcCCATCACTTTAACAAATTTGAA tttGAGAAGGGAATAATTCTTAATGCCATCGTGTCCACACCATCGAATAAAAACCTCAAAATAGacgaaaaaaaagaaaaggaaaaaaaaaattgcATAATATTTCGTGAGCAATGTGAATATTGTCTAACAGATTTTTCTATAAGCGGTCATTTGATCCTAACAAAAGaatctttattatttgaacCCGATTTAAGAGATAAGAATGTAATAACAGATGGCTTGGGTACCTATcaaatatttatagatttatatgatatttatGAATGTGCTCATATTGTAGTTCCAACTAAAGATACTTATCTATGTAATAATGAAGATACTTGTGGATTTATACAAgtattattaaaaagtatatatacAAGAATATGTGATGATCCATCTCATAAAAAAGGTAATCTAATATCAAATTATGCAACTAATGATTGCAATGATAATTCaactaataataataataataataataattgttataatgatgaaaataaacaaaagagtatttcatattataaatatataagtaaGAGCTTGTCTTATGTCTTTAATTTAGCTCAACCACTTGTTACAACTAGTTTAACATAcaaagaaaataaaaatgataaagCACAAAATGCAGAAGATATATCTGATTTCTCATTTAAAGAAAGTAgtacaaataatattagtgctacacaaaataatgtaaataatgcaacaaataaatataacacTACAATATGTGATGATGcaaaaaatgataatatcaataataGTGTTTTAAAGAATAATGAACAGAAacttaataatatgatttCCTTTGATATGTCGAcatcaaataataataatcataataataataataataataatcacaataataatgataatattgTTGATCATTTACATGATAGtgatttaaaaatttatcagaaaataaatgaaattaatTATAGTACTGTTATTTCCTCCTACCCTGATATtacttataaaaatagtTTAAATTTAGTTAGCTCTCAATCATCTTTGAAGGATGACCTTTCTAGTGATTGTGACAAGAAGAATAATCatcaatataaaaacaaaaggGGAAAACAAATTTTAAAGGAAAGCAAGGGATCCTTCACTTTCTCAAGTGattctaataataattttttaagtGATACAACTCAAAATGTGaaacaaataaatgaatatgatCATAATAGACATAAATCCTCATTTGACACAACCAAAGAATGTAACACACATAATACTACTTATATGAATgagaataaaataaataatgaatgtaatataaacaataaggataataataataataatatatatatagatgaaaatattaaagaaaataataaaaataatttgttaaatgataatatatctaaaaatgaaatgaaagaaaaaaaatgcatagatgatataaaaagaGAAGAAACTACATATTCTTTATATGATCAAAATGATTCATATTCTaaaacattaaaaaatatttcttttgAACTTGACAATGAAGAAAGACatgataaattaaatagttcatataataataataataataataataaggatAATTTGTTAACAACAATTACAAATGAACACAACGaattaacaaaaaaaccacataagaaatatgaagaaaaaagtTTTATACTCTTCAgattttttaataataataaagcTTATGAAACTACtacaaaaattattaaagAAATTGATGAAGTTAGGAAttctaaaaataaaataaaaaaaacaataacATCAGTTCCATTTACATCTAATGAATTATTAAGATCTATTATAGAAAAATCATTgatagaaaataataataaaaatgttcCAAAGAAAAGTTCATTgaatgatataaatgatttaAAATATCTAGCTTTGATACCTAAGttagaatatataaatggagctgttaaattattaaataaagagatgacaaaacaaattaattattatttaccACCTACCTTAAGTATTAAAATATGGAAACTAGCTTTCTGTTCTAGTATCCATGGTGTTTCttttaaaacattatatagaagtgtatataataaaggtagtgttattttattaatatatgatatgAATAATGTTCTTTTTGGTTATTTCCTAAATAAATTACATTGTGATAATTGTTATTATGGATCTGgagaaaattttttatttacttttaaaaataataagttATTAAAcaataacaataataatacaagATATAAAAGTATAGACACTTCATATGAATCGTTTTCTAAACCTATATTAGACcatatagaaaaaaaaaaaaaacaagaTAATCTATctacaaaaaattattttacaCAGTCTAATATGTCTTCACAAGATAAATTAATAGTACCTTTTGATCATAATGATGAGTgttcaaataaaaatgattcTAAAATACAACATGATGATAGTACATCCAAATCTGTGCAACATACTAAAACGTTAAATCATGTAGATATGTTGGATGATGAATTCtctaaaaaaaatcataaCTATAGTGATAATACATTGAACGATGAAAAAAGTAACTGTTCAGATTTAcatagtaataataataataataataatatgtatgataaaaatatgtcTAGTAATGATAGTTGTATATTTAACacaattaataatattaagaaaaaaacatCAGTATCATCAACAAATGATAATcacaataataataatgagaatgataatatatcCATTCAAGTATATGCGTGGACAACcaaaaataattattttgtatattcaGATGAAAAATCTATTACAATTGGAGGGGGAGATAATTACGCCCTTGTTATTAATGAAGATCTATGTAAAGGACAAAcaaataaaagtaaaacATATGATAATGATTTATTAACATATGATGAAGAATTTGAAATTCAATTTTTACAATTATGGGTATTTGATGATTGTTAA